The Dokdonella koreensis DS-123 genome has a segment encoding these proteins:
- a CDS encoding 23S rRNA (adenine(2030)-N(6))-methyltransferase RlmJ codes for MNYRHAYHAGNFADVLKHAVLVGLIQALQAKPTALCYVDSHAGRGRYDLRAEQAEKTGEHHGGIQRLAGVAALPPLLADYLRQVAACNADAEAVTIYPGSPLLAQSLLREQDRAILCELHPEEAAALKALFRDDPRLAVHQRDGYGALKALLPPVQRRGVVLIDPPFEAQAGEFATIESALRPALARWPSGVYAIWYPIKQDADVVPFHRWLAHEAGAARVLVAEVLLRPADTPLRLNGCGMAIVNPPWRFEQALQPALDVLARHLGDAGLGRSRLTWLAGP; via the coding sequence CTGAACTATCGCCACGCCTATCACGCCGGCAATTTCGCCGACGTGCTCAAACATGCGGTGCTGGTCGGCCTGATCCAGGCCCTGCAGGCCAAGCCCACGGCGCTGTGCTACGTCGACAGCCATGCCGGCCGCGGCCGCTACGACCTGCGCGCCGAGCAGGCCGAAAAGACCGGCGAGCACCACGGCGGCATCCAGCGCCTGGCCGGGGTTGCCGCCCTGCCGCCGCTGCTGGCGGACTACCTGCGGCAGGTGGCCGCCTGCAACGCCGACGCCGAGGCGGTCACGATCTACCCCGGCTCGCCGCTGCTCGCGCAGTCGCTCCTGCGCGAACAGGACCGGGCGATCCTGTGCGAACTGCACCCCGAAGAGGCCGCCGCGCTGAAGGCCTTGTTCCGCGACGACCCGCGCCTGGCCGTGCACCAGCGCGACGGCTACGGCGCGCTCAAGGCCTTGCTGCCGCCGGTGCAGCGACGCGGCGTGGTACTGATCGACCCGCCGTTCGAAGCCCAGGCCGGCGAGTTCGCGACGATCGAATCGGCCCTGCGGCCGGCGCTGGCGCGCTGGCCATCCGGCGTCTACGCGATCTGGTATCCGATCAAGCAGGATGCCGACGTGGTGCCGTTCCATCGCTGGCTGGCGCACGAGGCCGGCGCCGCCCGCGTGCTGGTGGCCGAGGTGCTGCTGCGCCCGGCGGACACGCCGTTGCGCCTCAACGGCTGCGGCATGGCGATCGTCAATCCGCCCTGGCGCTTCGAACAGGCACTGCAGCCGGCGCTGGACGTCCTCGCGCGCCACCTGGGCGACGCCGGTCTCGGCCGGTCGCGCCTGACCTGGCTGGCGGGCCCTTGA
- a CDS encoding MmcQ/YjbR family DNA-binding protein translates to MTATKALTIDQLDTLCAALPGATRSIKWEVDLVWSVGGKMFVVYCTLGPERGRLSFKVDTDRFLELSDQPGMMAAPYMARAFWICVSEPERYASRTLAEHVRHSYTLVRSRLSKRMQASLPDA, encoded by the coding sequence ATGACCGCCACGAAGGCCCTGACGATCGATCAGCTCGATACGCTGTGCGCGGCGCTGCCCGGCGCGACGCGCTCGATCAAGTGGGAGGTGGACCTGGTCTGGAGCGTGGGCGGCAAGATGTTCGTGGTCTACTGCACGCTGGGGCCGGAGCGCGGGCGCCTGTCGTTCAAGGTCGATACCGACCGTTTCCTGGAACTGAGCGACCAGCCGGGCATGATGGCGGCACCCTACATGGCGCGGGCGTTCTGGATCTGCGTGTCGGAGCCGGAGCGCTACGCCAGCCGGACGCTCGCCGAGCATGTCCGGCACTCCTATACGCTGGTGCGGAGCCGCCTGTCCAAGCGCATGCAGGCCAGCCTGCCCGACGCGTAG
- a CDS encoding GNAT family N-acetyltransferase, translated as MNDYLSAIRPPAARASPLAPPAAGERFVTRDGREVRIRPIHPGDVAALRRAFARLTPDQVHQRVFHAMNELPERIATWMCNVDPQQTHAIVATDPDGSEIRGEARIHCDYAAAAAEFAIAIDPSWTGVGLGQALMDRLIAEARSRGMTEIWGDVLADNGAMIDLVARLGFQRQRRADDATVVRAWRLLD; from the coding sequence ATGAACGACTATCTCTCCGCGATCCGGCCGCCGGCAGCGCGCGCCTCGCCGCTGGCACCACCGGCGGCCGGCGAGAGGTTCGTCACGCGGGACGGCCGCGAGGTGCGGATCCGCCCGATCCACCCGGGCGACGTGGCAGCCTTGCGCCGCGCCTTCGCGCGGCTGACCCCCGACCAGGTGCACCAGCGTGTCTTTCATGCGATGAACGAGTTGCCCGAGCGCATCGCCACCTGGATGTGCAACGTCGACCCGCAACAGACCCATGCGATCGTGGCCACCGATCCGGACGGCAGCGAGATCCGTGGCGAGGCGCGCATCCATTGCGACTACGCGGCAGCGGCGGCCGAGTTCGCGATCGCGATCGATCCGTCATGGACCGGTGTCGGCCTCGGCCAGGCCCTGATGGATCGCCTGATCGCCGAAGCGCGCAGCCGCGGCATGACCGAGATCTGGGGCGACGTGCTGGCCGACAACGGCGCGATGATCGATCTGGTCGCGCGGCTGGGATTCCAGCGCCAGCGACGCGCCGACGATGCGACGGTCGTGCGGGCGTGGCGCCTGCTCGATTGA
- a CDS encoding carbon-nitrogen hydrolase family protein: protein MTVACAQYGIGEPADFAAFADRVAGQVATAAARGARFVILPEYLALEAAAGLPPAVRGDFAASLAALQPAHQDYLDAMVALARHHRIHLVAGSFLLDVGGGRYRNRSYLIAPDGRTVFQDKLTLTGFEKETGLIEPGDRLKVFETAFGRVAIAICYDIEFPLYARRQVEAGARLLLVPSCTDTEAGANRVRYGCQARAMENQVFVACAVTAGEAAWSPALDTNTGRAAIYTPVDRGFPSDGVQVRADEGPGWAIAEVDLAALDTQRQRGQVGIAADWPAQQRPDLERPIVEAL, encoded by the coding sequence GTGACGGTCGCCTGCGCGCAGTACGGCATCGGCGAGCCGGCGGATTTCGCGGCGTTCGCCGATCGCGTGGCCGGCCAGGTCGCGACGGCCGCCGCGCGAGGTGCCCGGTTCGTGATCCTGCCGGAGTACCTGGCACTGGAGGCGGCCGCCGGATTGCCGCCGGCCGTGCGCGGCGATTTCGCCGCCTCGCTCGCGGCGCTGCAGCCCGCGCACCAGGACTACCTGGACGCCATGGTCGCGCTCGCACGCCACCATCGTATCCACCTGGTGGCCGGCAGCTTCCTGCTCGACGTCGGCGGCGGACGCTATCGCAACCGTTCCTACCTGATCGCGCCGGACGGACGGACCGTCTTCCAGGACAAGTTGACGCTGACCGGCTTCGAGAAGGAGACCGGCCTCATCGAGCCCGGCGACCGGCTGAAGGTCTTCGAGACGGCGTTCGGCCGCGTGGCGATCGCCATCTGCTACGACATCGAGTTTCCGCTCTACGCCCGCCGCCAGGTCGAGGCGGGCGCGCGGCTGCTGCTGGTCCCCAGCTGCACCGATACCGAGGCGGGCGCCAATCGCGTGCGCTACGGCTGCCAGGCGCGCGCAATGGAGAACCAGGTCTTCGTCGCCTGCGCGGTCACGGCCGGCGAGGCGGCCTGGAGCCCGGCGCTGGATACCAATACCGGACGCGCTGCGATCTATACGCCGGTCGACCGCGGCTTTCCGTCCGACGGCGTGCAGGTCCGCGCCGACGAGGGTCCCGGCTGGGCGATCGCCGAAGTCGATCTGGCGGCGCTCGACACGCAACGGCAGCGTGGCCAGGTCGGCATCGCCGCCGACTGGCCTGCACAGCAGCGCCCGGATCTGGAACGGCCGATCGTCGAGGCCCTCTAG
- a CDS encoding DUF885 domain-containing protein gives MKRVLRWLMGLVLAVVLVAGAFFVHVWYFKPARVDWFYARTFAQFALDSPEMLSSMRVLPGWMDFYGGRLDDASLAHEAEQLDLLERSQVTLRRYDRSALDAAGRLSYDVLDYYLGIAKEGTDRFRHHDYPINQMSGVHTDLPAFMTSTHSVSDLRDARNYVARLRLFPRKFDQVREGLELREAGNLLPPRFAVEKVLGQIDSFLAPAPDQNPLYTTFAQKLDKLPAGTIEPAMRDALLADAAHTIEHSVYPAYRALAAYFSALKQKVHEDHGVWSLPDGDAYYAWRVRLFTTTDMTPEEVHTLGLAEVARIAGEMEPILQAQGLTEGSVGARVQQLAQRPDQRYPDSDEGRQAILAEYQRLLDEIDAGVGSAFDVRPKLGVEVRAVPEYAQDGKAGAYYQRGAFDGSRPGLFYVNLRDPGSTPRFAMRTLAYHEGIPGHHFQIAIAQELKGVPFFRRILGFTAYAEGWALYAERLAWEMGFGRDPLDSLGRLRDEMMRAVRLVVDSGIHHQRWTREQAITYMRENTGMAEAEVTTEIERYFVMPGQALAYKAGMLKILALRERAKARLGERFDLRAFHNQVLTHGSLPLALLEQIVDDWIERTLSGQP, from the coding sequence ATGAAGCGAGTGTTGCGGTGGTTGATGGGCCTGGTGCTGGCGGTCGTGCTCGTGGCCGGTGCCTTCTTCGTTCACGTCTGGTACTTCAAGCCGGCGCGGGTCGACTGGTTCTATGCGCGCACGTTCGCGCAGTTCGCGCTCGACAGCCCGGAAATGCTGAGCAGCATGCGCGTGCTGCCCGGTTGGATGGATTTCTACGGCGGCCGCCTCGACGACGCCTCGCTGGCGCACGAAGCCGAGCAGCTCGACCTGCTCGAGCGCAGCCAGGTCACCCTGCGGCGCTATGACCGGTCCGCGCTGGACGCGGCCGGCCGGCTTTCCTACGACGTGCTCGACTACTACCTCGGCATCGCCAAGGAGGGCACCGACCGCTTCCGCCATCACGACTACCCGATCAACCAGATGAGCGGCGTGCACACCGACCTGCCGGCCTTCATGACCAGCACGCATTCGGTGAGCGACCTGCGCGACGCACGCAACTACGTGGCCCGCCTGCGGCTGTTCCCGCGCAAGTTCGACCAGGTGCGCGAGGGTCTGGAGCTGCGCGAGGCCGGCAACCTGCTGCCGCCGCGGTTCGCGGTCGAGAAGGTGCTCGGCCAGATCGACAGCTTCCTCGCGCCCGCGCCCGACCAGAATCCGCTGTACACCACCTTCGCCCAGAAGCTCGACAAGCTGCCCGCCGGCACGATCGAGCCGGCGATGCGCGATGCGCTGCTGGCCGATGCGGCCCATACGATCGAGCACAGCGTCTATCCGGCCTATCGCGCGCTGGCGGCGTACTTCTCGGCGCTGAAGCAGAAGGTGCACGAGGACCACGGCGTGTGGAGTCTGCCCGACGGCGACGCCTACTACGCCTGGCGCGTGCGCCTGTTCACGACCACCGACATGACGCCGGAGGAGGTGCACACGCTCGGGCTGGCGGAGGTCGCGCGCATCGCCGGCGAAATGGAGCCGATCCTGCAGGCGCAGGGCCTGACCGAGGGCAGCGTCGGTGCGCGCGTCCAGCAGCTCGCCCAGCGGCCGGACCAGCGCTACCCGGACAGCGACGAAGGCCGGCAGGCGATTTTGGCCGAATACCAGCGCCTGCTCGACGAGATCGACGCCGGCGTCGGCAGCGCCTTCGACGTGCGCCCCAAGCTCGGCGTCGAGGTCCGTGCCGTACCCGAGTACGCCCAGGACGGCAAGGCCGGCGCCTACTACCAGCGCGGTGCGTTCGACGGCTCGCGCCCGGGACTGTTCTACGTGAACCTGCGCGATCCGGGCTCGACGCCACGCTTCGCGATGCGCACGCTGGCCTATCACGAGGGCATCCCCGGCCATCATTTCCAGATCGCGATCGCCCAGGAGCTCAAGGGCGTGCCGTTCTTCCGCCGCATCCTCGGCTTCACCGCCTATGCGGAAGGGTGGGCGCTCTACGCCGAGCGGCTGGCCTGGGAAATGGGCTTCGGCCGCGACCCGCTCGACAGCCTCGGCCGCCTGCGTGACGAGATGATGCGGGCGGTCCGGCTGGTCGTGGACAGCGGCATCCACCACCAGCGCTGGACGCGCGAGCAGGCGATCACCTACATGCGCGAGAACACCGGCATGGCCGAGGCCGAGGTCACGACCGAGATCGAGCGCTACTTCGTCATGCCCGGCCAGGCGCTGGCCTACAAGGCCGGCATGCTGAAGATCCTCGCGCTGCGCGAGCGGGCGAAGGCGCGGCTCGGCGAGCGCTTCGACCTGCGCGCGTTCCACAACCAGGTGCTGACCCACGGCTCGCTGCCGCTGGCGCTGCTCGAGCAGATCGTCGACGACTGGATCGAGCGCACCTTGTCCGGCCAGCCGTAG
- a CDS encoding GNAT family N-acetyltransferase, which produces MTTHVETFTGATIGPYLDDVARLRIAVFRAFPYLYDGDVGYEARYLQTYSHSPESLFVLAFDDDRVIGASTGIPLTDETGAFQKPFAARGTPLGSVFYFGESVLLPEYRGHGLGHRFFDAREAYARRLGRFDLTAFCAVVRAPDDPRRPDGYRANDAFWTKRGYVQQPDMRCEIEWKELGAPTPTVQQLAFWLRPLERAA; this is translated from the coding sequence GTGACGACGCACGTAGAGACCTTCACCGGCGCGACGATCGGTCCGTACCTGGACGACGTCGCGCGTCTGCGGATCGCCGTCTTCCGCGCGTTTCCGTACCTGTACGACGGCGACGTCGGCTACGAGGCGCGCTACCTGCAGACCTATTCGCACTCGCCCGAGAGCCTGTTCGTGCTGGCGTTCGACGATGACCGCGTCATCGGCGCCTCGACCGGCATCCCGCTGACGGACGAGACCGGGGCGTTCCAGAAGCCGTTCGCCGCGCGCGGCACGCCACTGGGCAGCGTCTTCTACTTCGGCGAGTCGGTGCTGCTGCCCGAGTACCGCGGCCATGGCCTGGGTCATCGCTTCTTCGACGCGCGCGAAGCCTATGCGCGCCGGCTCGGCCGCTTCGACCTGACCGCATTCTGCGCGGTCGTGCGCGCGCCGGACGATCCACGCCGGCCCGACGGCTATCGCGCCAACGATGCGTTCTGGACCAAGCGCGGCTACGTCCAGCAGCCGGACATGCGCTGCGAGATCGAATGGAAGGAGCTCGGTGCCCCGACGCCGACCGTCCAGCAGCTCGCGTTCTGGCTGCGGCCGCTGGAGCGCGCGGCATGA
- a CDS encoding winged helix-turn-helix domain-containing protein, with protein sequence MTRHVYRFGTFRLDAAARELWSGAERLVVPSSAFDCLAYLVEHRDRAIGRDELIAAIWGRSDVTDTQLGQAIVRVRGALGDTGREQQFVRTVPRFGYRFVAETTVETPIESTSVRATEAAPESGSGLAPAALPAPAAAASAGRPAGFRVWLLAVAIGLLALAVAIVLGWPAGRQASNVAGSTAIPPPVAGSGALTIVWPASVSAPADWAWLRLGIMDLVATRLRTAGVPTMPSDNVVGLMRAQTGQGEAPGADLIPADALRIEPRVEQDATTWQVRLHATGRGQDLIAVGASDDVLSAARGAVDSLLIKLGHAPPLGSEQPQHALEELSQRVNAASLSGQNALAENLIQQAPAELRDHPEIGWMLANIELRGGQYAKAEQRLTQLLDRVPTTSTLRGKVLNTLAAIYVRRDQPGLAREAYQEAERVLQGHDDSALGLAYLGLGLTAEMEGRGDEATTRLGQARTKFEGAGNLLGVAHVDANRASIDLLHYRPGDAVPRLLDVERRFSRLGAQEELTYSRMMLARAYLQLLETDQALAAIDRCWPLETQVANERQRWQAIAVRAQVLAAVGRLTEADALLAQIRSQADAGQDAATRAVALALAAEIAAGRGQPDEEVARIAQSALSPALEGFSNDRRLYPLTWMVRLRALRRAGATDVAAAETARLVAWFETPSDDWRSAWAEQAKAEQAWREGGREQALRHFEAALERIQRLGIPEDTIAIAQPYVLALIDSGDTERAGAVVGRIAAWGERDFRVAWAQARLYRALDRPAAARQATERALQLAGERALPGERRTSADPS encoded by the coding sequence ATGACCCGTCACGTCTACCGATTCGGCACTTTCCGGCTCGACGCCGCGGCCCGCGAACTGTGGTCCGGCGCGGAGCGGCTGGTGGTGCCCAGCAGCGCGTTCGACTGCCTGGCCTATCTGGTCGAGCATCGCGATCGCGCGATCGGCCGCGACGAGCTGATCGCGGCGATCTGGGGGCGCTCGGACGTGACCGATACGCAGCTGGGCCAGGCGATCGTGCGGGTGCGCGGCGCCCTGGGCGATACCGGCCGGGAGCAGCAGTTCGTGCGCACCGTGCCGCGGTTCGGTTATCGGTTCGTCGCCGAGACCACGGTCGAGACCCCGATCGAATCGACTTCCGTACGCGCAACCGAGGCCGCGCCCGAGAGCGGGTCCGGCCTGGCGCCGGCCGCGCTGCCCGCACCAGCGGCGGCAGCTTCGGCCGGCCGGCCTGCGGGGTTTCGCGTCTGGCTGCTGGCGGTGGCGATCGGCCTGCTGGCCCTTGCGGTCGCGATCGTGCTGGGGTGGCCGGCCGGCCGGCAGGCGTCGAATGTGGCCGGTTCGACCGCGATCCCGCCGCCGGTCGCCGGGAGTGGTGCGCTGACGATCGTATGGCCGGCGTCGGTGAGCGCGCCGGCCGACTGGGCCTGGTTGCGGCTGGGCATCATGGACCTGGTCGCCACGCGCCTGCGAACGGCCGGCGTGCCGACGATGCCGAGCGACAACGTCGTCGGCCTGATGCGCGCCCAGACCGGGCAGGGCGAGGCACCGGGCGCCGACCTGATCCCTGCCGATGCGCTGCGGATCGAGCCGCGGGTCGAGCAGGACGCGACCACCTGGCAGGTGCGGCTGCACGCCACCGGGCGGGGTCAGGATCTGATCGCGGTGGGCGCGTCCGACGACGTGCTCAGCGCCGCGCGCGGCGCGGTGGATTCGCTGCTGATCAAGCTCGGTCACGCGCCGCCGCTCGGCAGCGAGCAGCCGCAGCACGCACTCGAGGAATTGTCCCAGCGCGTCAATGCCGCTTCGCTCTCCGGCCAGAACGCGTTGGCGGAGAACCTGATCCAGCAGGCGCCGGCCGAACTGCGCGATCACCCCGAGATCGGCTGGATGCTGGCCAACATCGAGTTGCGCGGCGGGCAGTACGCCAAGGCCGAGCAGCGCCTGACACAATTGCTCGACCGTGTCCCGACCACGTCGACGCTGCGTGGAAAGGTGCTCAATACGCTGGCCGCGATCTACGTGCGCCGCGACCAGCCCGGCCTCGCCCGCGAGGCCTACCAGGAGGCCGAGCGCGTGCTGCAGGGGCATGACGATTCGGCCTTGGGGCTGGCCTATCTCGGCCTGGGCCTGACGGCCGAGATGGAGGGGCGCGGCGACGAGGCGACCACCCGGCTCGGCCAGGCGCGAACGAAGTTCGAGGGCGCGGGCAACCTGCTCGGCGTCGCCCACGTCGACGCCAATCGCGCATCGATCGACCTGCTGCACTACCGGCCGGGCGATGCCGTGCCGCGGTTGCTCGATGTCGAGCGGCGCTTCTCCCGGCTCGGTGCGCAGGAGGAACTGACCTACAGCCGCATGATGCTGGCGCGCGCCTACCTGCAACTGCTGGAGACCGACCAGGCACTGGCGGCGATCGACCGCTGCTGGCCGCTGGAGACGCAGGTCGCCAACGAACGGCAGCGCTGGCAGGCGATCGCCGTGCGCGCCCAGGTGCTGGCGGCCGTGGGGCGCTTGACCGAGGCCGATGCGCTGCTGGCCCAGATCCGCAGCCAGGCCGATGCCGGACAGGATGCGGCGACGCGTGCAGTGGCCCTGGCCCTGGCTGCCGAGATCGCCGCCGGCCGCGGCCAGCCCGACGAGGAGGTCGCGCGGATCGCGCAATCGGCCCTGTCGCCGGCGCTGGAGGGGTTCAGCAACGACCGCCGCCTCTACCCGCTGACCTGGATGGTGCGCCTGCGCGCCCTGCGGCGTGCCGGTGCCACCGACGTCGCCGCCGCCGAGACCGCGCGGCTGGTGGCCTGGTTCGAAACCCCGTCCGACGATTGGCGCTCGGCCTGGGCCGAGCAGGCCAAGGCGGAACAGGCCTGGCGCGAAGGCGGCCGCGAGCAGGCCCTGCGGCATTTCGAAGCCGCCCTCGAGCGCATCCAGCGCCTGGGCATTCCGGAAGACACGATCGCCATCGCGCAGCCGTACGTGCTGGCCTTGATCGACAGCGGCGACACCGAAAGGGCCGGGGCCGTGGTCGGCCGCATCGCGGCCTGGGGCGAGCGCGATTTCCGCGTCGCCTGGGCACAGGCGCGCCTGTACCGCGCCCTCGATCGCCCCGCGGCCGCCCGGCAGGCCACCGAGCGCGCGCTGCAACTGGCCGGCGAGCGGGCCTTGCCGGGAGAACGGCGGACGTCGGCCGATCCCTCGTAG
- a CDS encoding Slp family lipoprotein, producing MSLSLAFSPLRSLVLVVTVLVAGCATPVFKDVANRIDATPLDVQRAPERYTEGEVVWAGRIIAVENRETTTEVELVGYPMDRAQRPLPEARSEGRFILVLPGYVEAYDYPEGRYVTVHGRLAGSRVKPIQQRDYVFPLVRAQAVHVWPSGFQFDKPTISLGIGVGIH from the coding sequence ATGTCCCTTTCCCTCGCCTTTTCGCCGCTGCGGTCCCTCGTGCTGGTCGTTACCGTGCTGGTGGCCGGCTGCGCTACGCCGGTATTCAAGGACGTCGCCAACCGCATCGACGCGACGCCGCTCGACGTGCAGCGCGCGCCGGAGCGCTACACCGAGGGTGAAGTGGTGTGGGCGGGCCGGATCATCGCCGTGGAGAACCGCGAGACCACCACCGAGGTGGAGCTGGTCGGCTACCCGATGGACCGCGCGCAGCGGCCGTTGCCCGAGGCACGCAGCGAAGGCCGCTTCATCCTGGTCCTGCCGGGCTACGTCGAAGCCTACGACTATCCCGAGGGGCGCTACGTCACCGTCCACGGCCGCCTGGCCGGCTCACGCGTCAAGCCGATCCAGCAACGCGACTACGTGTTCCCGCTGGTGCGCGCGCAGGCCGTGCACGTATGGCCCTCCGGCTTCCAGTTCGACAAGCCCACCATCAGCCTCGGCATCGGCGTCGGCATCCACTGA